A window of Pseudomonas alcaliphila JAB1 genomic DNA:
CAGAATCACCGCCGAGGCCGACGGGCCCATCTGGCGGATCACTGGAATCGGCAGGCCGAGAATGGCGCGGGCATGCAGGGCGAACTCGGACAGCTCCTGGGAGATCAGCGTCACCAGGCCGGTGTCGTGCGGGCGCGGCGAGACTTCGCTGAACCATACCTGGTCGCCCTTGACGAACAGCTCGACGCCGAACAGACCACGGCCGCCCAGCGCCTCGGTTACCGCCAGCGCCACGCGCTCGGACTCGGCCAGTGCCTTCGGGCTCATCGGCTGCGGCTGCCAGGACTCCTGGTAGTCGCCGTTCTCCTGACGGTGGCCGATCGGCGCACAGAAGCTGGTGCCACCGACATGACGCACGGTGAGCAGGGTGATTTCGTAGTCGAAGTCGATGAAACCCTCGACGATCACCCGCCCCTTGCCGGCACGGCCGCCTTCCTGGGCGTAGTCCCAGGCGCGCTGCAGGTCGGCGTCGCTCTTGAGTACGCTCTGGCCCTTGCCGGAGGAGCTCATGATCGGCTTGACCACGCAGGGGTAGCCGACGGATTTCACCGCCGCGGTGTAGTCCTCGAAGGTGTCGGAGAAATGGTACGGCGAGGTGGGCAGGCCCAGTTCCTCGGCCGCCAGACGACGAATGCCTTCGCGGTTCATGGTCAGCTGCGCGGCACGCGCGGTCGGCACCACGTTGAAGCCTTCGGCCTCCAGCTCGACCAGAGTGGCAGTGGCGATGGCTTCAATTTCCGGGACGATGTAGTGCGGCTGCTCTTTCTCGATCACTGCACGCAACGCTGCGCCATCGAGCATGTCGATGACGTGGCTACGATGTGCCACCTGCATGGCCGGCGCATTGGCGTAACGGTCGACACCGATGACTTCGCAGCCCAGGCGCTGCAGCTCGATCACCACTTCCTTGCCGAGCTCGCCGCAGCCACACAGCAGTACACGGGTCGCGGAGGACGACAAAGGGGTTCCAATACGGGGCATGAGTGTTCCTCGAACAGTGAATCAGGAAGTCATTAAGAGACCGGAAGCACGGGCGCGCTCCAGGCAGCGTTGCAGTACCTCGCGGCGCTCGGCATTGTCCATGCGGCCCCAGCGGGTGATTTCGGCGACGGTACGCTGACAACCAATGCAGACATCCTGCTCATCCAGCGCGCAGACATGCACGCAGGGCGAACGCACCGGTTTTTCTACATCACTCATCGTCATCAGGTACCAACTCACGGGAATAGCGCTGCGCATTATGAACGTAATGAGCGGCGCTGGCCTCCAGCATCTTCTTCTGCGCCTCGGTCAGCTCGCGCACCACCTTGCCGGGGCTGCCCATGACCAGGCTGCCATCGGGAATCTCCTTGCCTTCGGGGATCAGGCTGTTGGCGCCGATGATGCAGTACTTGCCGATCCTGGCCCCGTTGAGGATCACCGCATTGATGCCGATCAGGCTGTAATCGTCCACCGTGCAGCCATGCATCATCACGTTGTGGCCGACGGTGACACCCTTGCCCAGGGTCAGCGGAAACCCCATGTCGGTGTGCATGACGCTGCCGTCCTGCACGTTGCTGTTTTCGCCGATATGGATCAGTTCGTTGTCGCCGCGCAGCACGGCACCGAACCAGACGCTGGCACCGGCCTCCAGGCGGACCTTGCCGATCAGGTCGGCACTTGGCGCGACCCAGCTATCAGGATGGGCGTCGACACGGGAGCTTCCCAGGCGGTATTTCATGCTCGTCAGTCCTCGGCGCTTCAGCGCAGGTGTATGAAGTGTTCGGGCGGCTGGTGCAGAGCGATCTGCGCATCATCGAAGACCAGGTTGACCAGTTCCACCACCATGATCGCCGTGAGCCCCCAGATGCGGTATTCGCCATAGGTGTAGGACGGCACGTACCAGCTGCGCCCGAGGTAATCGATGCGATGGGTCATCTCGCGCGGGTCGCTGCGGAAGAACTCCAGCGGCACCGAGAATACCGAGGCGATCTCGGCGTCGTTGGCCTTGTACTCGACATAATCCGGCACCAGCCCGACGTAGGGCGTGACCTGAATGCCGTGGCGTGAGACCAGGCTGCTGAGCGGCCCGACTACTTCCACCAAGCCGGGTGGCAGACCTATTTCCTCTTCGGCTTCGCGCAGCGCTGTGTCCACCAGATCGCGATCTTCCGGGTCGCGCCGGCCACCGGGAAAGGCGACCTCGCCACCGTGGGTCGACAAACCGCTGGCGCGCAGAGTCAGCACCAGCTCAGGTTCATCACTGCGGGTAATCGGGACCAGCACCGCCGCCTCGGGGAAGCTGCGCTCGGTCTCCAGAGGACGCGGACTGTAGCCGCGCACACGATGGAGCAAGTCGTCCAGCATGGGCATACTCGGAGTCTTGTTTTGCCGGGCATCATGGCATGAAAGCAGGCGGGCGCCCAACCCCGACGACAGGACAGGCTGGCCGCAATAGCGGGCTTGCCGGCCACCTCTCAGCCGGCCAAGATAACGCCAGAAAAAGAGGAGCGGGCATGAAATTCTGCAGTCAGTGCGGCAACCCCGTCACGCGCATTATCCCGGCTGGCGACAACCGCATGCGCCATGTCTGCGCTCACTGCGCCACCGTGCATTACGAAAACCCGCGTATCGTCGCTGGCTGCCTGCCCGTATGGCGCGACCAGGTGCTGCTGTGCCGCCGCGCCATCGAGCCGCGCCGTGGCTATTGGACGTTGCCGGCCGGCTTCATGGAAAACGGCGAGACCATCGAGCAGGCCGCCGCCCGCGAAACCCTCGAAGAAGCCTGCGCCCGCGTGCGCGATCTCAGCCTCTACACCCTGTTCGACCTGCCGCACATCAGCCAGGTGTACATGATGTTTCGCGCCGAGCTGGTCGATCTGGATTTCGCCGTGGGCGAAGAGAGCCTGGAGGTGCGACTGTTTACAGAAAGCGAAATCCCTTGGTCAGAGCTGGCTTTCCCGACCATAGGCCGTACCTTAGAATGCTTCTTCGCCGACCGTCGGCAAAATCTCTTTCCGGTACGCAATGAGCCACTCGAAGCACTGCGTGCCCATTACACACCCCGTTGACCCTTGCGGACGTTCCCGATGCGTTGGTTGTTGCCCCTGCTTTGCCTGACTCTCAGCTTCAACGCCCTGGCCAGCGCCACGCCAGCGACCAGCAGCCGCACCGTGGACAAGGTGCTGGTACTCAAGGCCGAGCGCAAACTGCACCTGCAACAACGCGGCGAGACCATCAAGTCCTACCGCATTTCGCT
This region includes:
- a CDS encoding gamma carbonic anhydrase family protein, coding for MKYRLGSSRVDAHPDSWVAPSADLIGKVRLEAGASVWFGAVLRGDNELIHIGENSNVQDGSVMHTDMGFPLTLGKGVTVGHNVMMHGCTVDDYSLIGINAVILNGARIGKYCIIGANSLIPEGKEIPDGSLVMGSPGKVVRELTEAQKKMLEASAAHYVHNAQRYSRELVPDDDE
- the purT gene encoding formate-dependent phosphoribosylglycinamide formyltransferase, which codes for MPRIGTPLSSSATRVLLCGCGELGKEVVIELQRLGCEVIGVDRYANAPAMQVAHRSHVIDMLDGAALRAVIEKEQPHYIVPEIEAIATATLVELEAEGFNVVPTARAAQLTMNREGIRRLAAEELGLPTSPYHFSDTFEDYTAAVKSVGYPCVVKPIMSSSGKGQSVLKSDADLQRAWDYAQEGGRAGKGRVIVEGFIDFDYEITLLTVRHVGGTSFCAPIGHRQENGDYQESWQPQPMSPKALAESERVALAVTEALGGRGLFGVELFVKGDQVWFSEVSPRPHDTGLVTLISQELSEFALHARAILGLPIPVIRQMGPSASAVILVEGDSQQASFANLGAALSEQDTALRLFGKPEVKGQRRMGVALARDESIEAARAKALRSAQAVLVQL
- a CDS encoding CoA pyrophosphatase; the encoded protein is MLDDLLHRVRGYSPRPLETERSFPEAAVLVPITRSDEPELVLTLRASGLSTHGGEVAFPGGRRDPEDRDLVDTALREAEEEIGLPPGLVEVVGPLSSLVSRHGIQVTPYVGLVPDYVEYKANDAEIASVFSVPLEFFRSDPREMTHRIDYLGRSWYVPSYTYGEYRIWGLTAIMVVELVNLVFDDAQIALHQPPEHFIHLR
- a CDS encoding DUF1289 domain-containing protein, producing the protein MSDVEKPVRSPCVHVCALDEQDVCIGCQRTVAEITRWGRMDNAERREVLQRCLERARASGLLMTS
- a CDS encoding NUDIX hydrolase; its protein translation is MKFCSQCGNPVTRIIPAGDNRMRHVCAHCATVHYENPRIVAGCLPVWRDQVLLCRRAIEPRRGYWTLPAGFMENGETIEQAAARETLEEACARVRDLSLYTLFDLPHISQVYMMFRAELVDLDFAVGEESLEVRLFTESEIPWSELAFPTIGRTLECFFADRRQNLFPVRNEPLEALRAHYTPR